A window of Kyrpidia spormannii genomic DNA:
GACTCCGTGAATCTGTCGCGGTCTCACCCAACCACCTCGACTCATCCACCTCCCTTTTATCTTAGCACAGAGCTCGGTCCCGCAGGGCAGTGTCCTTTTTCCATCTCGCTCACCGCATACTGACTTTTTCCCGAAGGCACACTGAAAGGCGTCAAAGTCTCGCTGCGGGGAGGGACGAGCATGGAGAAAAAGCGAAAGGAACGGGGCCCGAGATTCCTGCGAGTGCCGGTGTCATTCGCTTTGATTGTCGCCCTCCTCGGCGGTGCTTGGTGGGCGGGAGGAGGCGTACAAAGCCCGGGGCCGGGGCACGTTCCCTCCCAACCGCCCCTGAGTCATACTCCATACAGCGCGGCTCAGATCGCATCCCGGGATGTGGCGGTGACCGCGTCCTTGACGGTTTCCCGGGCCAGAAAAGACATGGCCGATGCGGCGGCCGCCCTATTGTCATCCCCCGGACCCGGCGAGCGGACGGCCCTGTTGGCCGATCGGTTATCTCCGAGGAGAGGTTGTCTGGGGGCGGTGTGGTTGCCGGCCGGCGGGCCGCCCGCTGCCACCGGGTCTTCCCTGTCCCCGACGTTGTTGCGGGAAGTGGAAAACGGCACCACCCAGTCATCCGCAGGGTGGTATGTGGGCCCGGCCCGGCAGGACGAGGCCGGCCGGCTCTACTCCCCCGCGGGGCTGCGGCTGGACGGTGGACTTCTTGCGGTCAAAATCTCGTTGGCGTCGGTGCACCGGGTGGCGGCGGAGTATGAGAAAAGCTTCGGTGCTCTGACAAGTCTTCATGCCCCGGGCGGGAGGCCCCAGGTCCTCACGAAAGGGAACCCCGGATCTTTATCCTCCGCCCCGGGTGGGGTGGGAAGTTCCAAGGGGTTGGCCGGCAAAGACGCTATCCATACCCAATCGGCGGTGGATGGGACCGATTGGCATGTCCGTGGGGGCCAGGGAAGGCCCGCTCCCCGGGTCGTCCACCGGGATGGGGAATGGATTGTGCATTTTGGGCGAGTGCTCGGTACTCCGGAGCTAGAGGACCTTCAAAGGGCCTCGGGGGGCCGGGTCGTGAACCGGGACGGGCGAGGCGGATACGTATTTCGTTTCGCAAGGCCTTCGGACATGAACCGGGCGGCACCGCTCTTTCGCGCCAAAGGAGCCCGCTACATCGAACGCCACGGGGTTGCTCGGATCAACCGGACTCCGGATGATCCCTTATACCGACCCTATCAGTGGAACATGCCGATGATCGACGCGGAGAACGCCTGGCGCACGACCACCGGGGCACCGGGGATTGTAGTCGCCGTGGTGGACACCGGGGTCGACCGAGGGCACCCGGACCTTCAGGGCCAACTCCTCCCCGGTGCAAACCTGTTGGACCCCACCCGTCCCCCCGACGACGATAATGGTCACGGCACCCACGTGGCCGGGGTGATCGCCGCGTTGTCGAACAACGGAGAAGGGGTGGCCAGCCTCGACTGGCATGGGCGGGTCCTGCCCGTCAAGGTGTTGGATCAGGACGGTGCTGGCTCGGCTTTCGATGTGGCCCGGGGGATCATTTGGGCAACCGATCACGGAGCCCGGGTCATCAACCTCTCCCTGGGTCAAACCGAGGACTGTCAATACCTTCACGATGCCATCCGTTATGCAGCGGGCCGGGGAGTGCTGGTGGTGGCAGCCATGGGGAATGAAGGGACGGACACCCCCGAGTACCCCGCCGCCTATCCCGAGGTTCTGGCGGTCACTGCAGTAGACCCCGGCGGGGTCTTCGCCCCCTTCTCCAGCTACGGTGCCCACGCGGGTGTGGCGGCTCCGGGGGTCTCCATTGCCAGCACGTACGCGGGGGGACAATATGCCGCCCTCTCCGGGACTTCCATGGCCTCCCCTCACGTGGCGGGTCTGGCGGCGCTGATCTGGGCGCGCAGCCCAAATCTCACAGCCGACCAAGTACGAAACATCATTCAGCAAACGGCGGTGGACGGCGGTCCTCCCGGGCGGGATCCCCAATACGGTTACGGGGTCATCAACGTCGGGGCTGCGGTTCGAAGCGTTCAGACCGGAGGAGGGTGGAGGAGTATTTTTCCGTGGTGGCCCTAAGGTCAGGACCGGTTTCGCACCGGTCGGACCCGCCGCAGCCACCACAGGCCGATGGCGGTGACCGCGACAAGGACCACCGCCGCCCAGAGGGTCCAGTGGTGCATCCAACGCTCCACGACGTGCCAGCGGGGGCCCAGCCACCGTCCGAGAAAAAGAAAGGTCAGCACCCACAAAGCCGCTCCGGCGTAGGCCCACTTGGCAAAACGGCGGAAGGCCATGCGCCCGACGCCGGCCACATAGGCGGCCACATGCCGAATCCCCGGGAAAAAATACGCGAAAAATAAGGCCCATCCTCCGTATTGATCCATCCACCGGGTTGCCTGGGCGAGTTTTCCACTTTCCATGGCCCGTCGGAGGACCCGGTCTGCAATCCGGCGAAATATCCCCCGGCCCATGACGTAGCTCAAGGTAATGCCCGAACAGCTTCCGAGAAAAGCGGACGCAGCCGTGCCCGGCAAATGAACGATGCCTTGCCACGTCAAGAATCCGGCAAAGGTCAACAGCACCTCGTCGGGCACAGGGAGGCCAATGAGACCGGTGGCCAATATCAAGGCCAAGGCCGCATATCCGTGGGCGGCGATAAATTGTAACAGATCGGTGCTGTGCACGATTCCTCTCTCCGGTCGTTAGTCGTTGGAATGGGCGGAGTTATCGTCCAGGGGGAGCACTCTCCAGTTTGCCAAAAGGTCCTGAAGTCTTGGATCGACCACGTGCAGGCGGATTGTGGCGGCCTGCTCCGGAGTGGGTTCCCCGGGTTCGGTGAAAAGTTTGTTCATGTCCTGGAGGATGCGCTCGACATCCAGCCCCATATACGCGGGGGCATAGGGCGAGAGATATGCAGAGGCTGTGCGCCACAATTTGCGGGCGCCACCCAGATTCCCGCTTTCGAGGTGGTATAGGGACACCGCCGTTTGGATCAATCCCTTTAAAAACGGCGGCCGCCCTTGTTCAAGCCATAATTCTTCCCCGTATTCATGGCAATCGTAGAAAGCGCGATCGACATTGAACAGGTGAATAAAATCGACCAAATGCCGGGGATAGTCGGTCATGGCTGTCCTCCGTCCCGGATCTTGCCCAAATTATACGGGATTCGCGCCGAGTTCGCACCTGGTTTTTTGCCGGCACTTTGGCAGATGGAGTTTTTTTCGCTACAATACGGTGCAGGGGTATATCACGGGCCCATTTCCGCAGCCCCGAGGAGGGATTTGACATTGGTTTATGACACCATCATTCTGGGCGGTGGTCCCGCCGGATTGTCCGCCGCTGTCTACGCCCTGCGTTCGGGTTTGAAAATGCTCCTGGTGGAACGCGGCCTGTACGGCGGGCAGATGCAAAACACCGAGGAGATCGAAAACTACCCCGGATTCACGTCGATTTTGGGGCCGGATCTGTCGGAGAAGATGCGGGAACACGCCGAGGCCCTCGGTCTGCAGACCCAGCAGGGCGAGGTGGAAAGCGTGGAGTTTGGTCCGCCGATTCACCGGGTGCATCTGTCCGGAGGAGAGGTGCTGGAAACCAAGACGGTGATTATCGCCACGGGCTGCGAGCCCAAAAAGCTCGGAATCCCGGGGGAGAAGGAGTTCTCCGGCAGGGGGGTGTCCTATTGCGCGGTCTGCGATGGCGCCTTCTTCAAGAACAAAAACCTATACGTAATTGGCGGTGGGGATTCGGCCTGCGAAGAAGGCGTGTATTTGACGCGGCACGCGGCCAAAGTGACCATTGTGCACCGCCGGGATAAACTGCGGGCGCAGCCGGTGCTTCAAGAACGAGCCAGGAACAACGAGAAAATCTCTTTCTTGTTCAATCGTCGGCCGGTGGAGGTTCAGGGCGAGCGCAAAGTGGAACGCCTGGTTCTAGAGAACACCGTGACGGGAGAACGAGAAACCGTGGATGCGGACGGGATTTTCATCTACATCGGGCTTAAGCCCAACACCGAGTTTCTGAAGGGCACGCCGATCGTCAACGCGGAAGGATGGATTCCCACCGATGACCGGTTTCGAACGGCGGTCCCCGGGGTGTTTGCGGCAGGGGATGTGCGGGAGACCTGGCTCCGCCAAGTCGTCACTGCCGTCGCCGAAGGGGCGATGGCCGCGATGTCGGCCTACTACTACGTGGAAGAGCAGTCGTGATCTGTGCTGCACGGCGAAGAATCGAAAGAAATCTTTTCCGCCCGTTTGGGGGTCCGGCTACGCCGGGCCCCTTTTTTCCTCGCGGCCTCCCGTTCTTCCGGGTCTCCAAGACCTTGGGTCGAGCCGGCCGTTGGCGGGTAATTCGCTTCCTCCCGGTTCCCCGTGTATAATGTGAGACAAGTGGTAAAAAGTTCACCCGTTGTCTGGGTGGCGGGGAAGCGAGGGTGCCGGCGGGGCCGGGTTATTCCCGATCCTTTCCCTCCGATTCGGGGGGCAAGGCCATCAGGAAAAGCCATTCGAACAAAGAGACGGCCGCGATGAAAGCGGCGGTATGGATGGCGGAGGCCTTCAGGTCGACCGGGCGGATATCGTCGAAATAATAGAGACGGCGCATATCCGGACTGAGGGATTGCTCCCACTGCCAGGTGCGGACGTCGCGGATAAAATACCCGACGGCGATCGCCACCAGGATGACAGTGACGATCAGAGAAACTTTGCGCACCATGGCCACTGCCTCCTTCGTCGGACGAACTCATCCCAACGATATCACGAAATTGGGGAAGATGCCATGGTCGGACGGGGTGAGGCGACATCGATGACGCCGGGGAAACGGGCGAAGCGGCTGCTGTTGCTCATCGTTCTTCTGTTGCTGGTTGTGGCGGGGTACTACGGCCTCGTTTTGGCCAGATTTGTGTCCGGCGTCTCTGAAGGAGCGACACCAGGCATCTGGCCATCCGGCGACGTGCGGGTGTTGGTGCTCGGTGTGGACAACCGGGGCCAGGATCCCCATCCCCGGTCGGATACGATGCTGCTCCTGGGCATCCCCCAAGGAACCGGGGGAGTGACGGTGGGCTCCATTCTGAGGGATACTTGGGTGTCCATTCCCGGGGTGGGTCAGGAGAAGATCAATGCGGCCTACGCCGCAGGGGGGCCGGATTTGGCCAGGAAAACGGCGGAAACCTGGCTGGGCCTAGACATTCCGTACTACGCCGTGACAGATTTCGAAGGGTTTATCCACATCGTGGACGCCCTGGGCGGGGTGGACATCGACGTGGAGAAGCCGATGGATTACGTGGACGACGGGCGTTACGATATTCACTTGAAGCCGGGACTTCAGCATCTCAACGGGGCTCAGGCTCTGGGATATGTGAGGTTTCGGCACGATGCCCTCGGGGATTACGCCCGCACCGAGCGACAAAGGAAGTTCGTGCAGGCCGTTATCCGGCAGATGATGCGCCCGCAGAACCTGGTGCGCTTCCCGAACGTTCTCGCCGCAGCCGAGCCTTATATTCGCACGAATCTCTCGCCGGGAGACCAACTTCGCCTGGGACTGTGCCTGTGGAGGGATCGGGGGCAGAGCATCACCCAGATCCAGCTCCCGCCGGCGGATGCGTTTCGCGAGGCGTGGTCGTCAGATGGCCAGAGCATTCTGGTTCCGGACACTCCGGCAGTGCGGCAGTACGTCCAGAAATATTTTCCTGGAAATACACTTGGATCCGGAGGTTTCGGCGGGTCCCAGAGTCCGGCCTCTTCGGCACCGGTGACGGAACCGGCACTCACGGGTCGGGTGAGTGGGGAGTGGGTGAACTTTCGCGCCGGCCCTGGGACCGATTATCCCACCCTCGGGCGATTGGTACACGGAACGGGGTTTGAGGTGTTGGATCGCCAGCCGGGTTGGCTTCACATCCGGCTCGGGGATGGCCGGGAGGGGTATGTGAGCGCCGCTTTTGTGCAGCTCGACAATACTCCATAATGATGGGATGTTTCCCGTCGTAAGGCGCGAGGTGGCAACAAAAGAGGATGAATCGAGAGGAGTGGCGGACATGGACGGACGGAAAGTGGCGATTGTGACGGCAGCCAGCAAGGGGCTGGGGCGGGCGGTGGCGTTGGAGTTGGCCCAGGCGGGTAACGATCTCGTCATCGCCAGCCGGGATGCACAAAGAATCGAAGAGACCGCCCGGTGGATTCGAGAGCGGTCTGATGTGGAAGTCATCCCCGTCCAAGCGGACGTAACCTCTGCCGGTGACATCGAGAAGGTGGTCCGCACGGCGGCGGATCGGTGGGGCCGGGTGGATATCCTCATCAATAACGCGGGAGGGCCGCCGGCCGGAACTTTCGAGCAATTCGATGACAAGGCCTGGTATGCCGCCGTGGATTTGAACCTGATGAGTGTCGTGCGGGCCACCCGCCTGGTGATTCCGTACATGAGGCTCCAGGGCGGGGGGAGAATCATCAACCTTACCTCCACATCCGTGAAACAGCCCATCCCGAACCTCGTCCTTTCCAACACTGTCCGGGCCGCAGTGGCGGGGTTGACGAAGACGTTGTCCATCGAGTTGGCCCCTTATAACATTTTGGTCAATAACGTTGCGCCGGGGCGCATCGAAACGGATCGGGTCCGGGAGTTGGACCGGATCACTGCTGAGAAGACCGGAGAGCCCGTGGACGAGGTCCGCAAGAGATGGGAAGGTCAAATCCCGCTGGGCCGGTACGGCACCCCGGAAGAGTTTGCAAAAGTGGTCGCGTTTCTTTGTTCCCCGGCGGCGAGCTATCTGACCGGTTTGACCATTTCCGTTGACGGCGGATTGACGAAAAGTCTGTGATCAACAATGCGAAAGGAGGACGGGTCCATGAATCGGATCCAGTACCGCGGCCGATGGTACACCTTTCCTGAGGCCATAGAGGCTGGTGTGGTGGGGCCGACCCGTCACAAGAAGGAGGAGGAGTCGGAGCCGAAAAAAAAGCGCCCGGGCAAGAACCTTCTTCTCCGAATCCGGCGCCCCCGGGACGAGTGATTTGACAGATATAGAAGACGTCCATTATAATCTCCGTAATCCGATTAATCTACTCTAGAATGAGCCCAGAGACAGGAGGACACGGGAGTGACGGAGAAACAGAAGGGGTTTGAAACCTTGGCTTTGCACGCCGGCCAGACGGTGGACCCGGCGACGCGTTCCCGGGCAGTGCCGATTTATCAGACGACCAGCTATGTGTTTCGGGACACGGAGCACGCGGCGAACCTGTTCGCGTTAAAGGAGCCTGGGAACATCTATACGCGCATCATGAACCCCACCCAGGACGTATTTGAGCAACGCATGGCGGCCTTGGAAGGCGGGGTGGGGGCGTTGGCCACGGCCTCCGGGCAGGCGGCCATCACCCTGGCCCTCCTCAATATCGCCGGAGCCGGGGACGAGATTGTTTCATCGTCCTATCTGTACGGGGGGACCTTTAATCTTTTTCATCATACCTTGAGGCGGCTGGGCATCGACGTGAAATTCGTCGATCCCGGAGATCCGGAGGCGTTTCGCCGGGCGGCCACTCCGAGGACAAAGGCTTTTTACGCCGAGATCATCGGCAACCCCAAGATTGACATCCTCGATATCGAAGCGGTGGCCCAGGTGGCCCGGGAGGTCGGGGTGCCCTTGATCATCGACAACACCTTTGCCACGCCTTATCTGCACCGACCCCTGGAGCACGGGGCGGATATTGTGATTCACAGCGCCACGAAGTTTATCGGCGGCCATGGGACCTCCATCGGCGGAGTCATCGTGGACGGCGGGCGCTTCGATTGGAAGGCTTCGGGGAAATATCCCGGACTGGTGGAGCCCGATCCGAGTTATCACGGCGTGAGTTATGTGGAAGCCGTGGGGCCTGCTGCGTTCATCGTCAAGGCTCGGGTGCAGTTGATGCGCGACATGGGACCCGCCCTGTCGCCCTTTAACGCCTTTTTGTTTTTGCAAGGACTGGAGACCCTGTCTCTCCGGATGGAACGCCATTCTCAAAACGCTCTGGGGGTCGCCCAGTTCTTGGAATCCCATCCTAATGTCCGCTGGGTGAATTACCCGGGTTTGGAATCAAGTCCTTATGCGGCGTTGGCCCGGAAGTACCTGCCGAAGGGGCAGGGGGCGATTCTGACCTTTGGCATTGATGGGGGAGTCGAGACCGGGCGGAAGTTTATCGAAAGCCTGCAGTTATTCTCTCACTTGGCGAATGTGGGCGATGCGAAATCCCTTGTGATTCACCCCGCCAGCACCACCCACCAACAACTGACTGAGGAAGAACAGCGGGCATCCGGGGTGACTCCGGAGATGATCCGGCTTTCTGTCGGACTGGAAACCTTAGAGGACATCCTGGAAGATCTCGATCAGGCTTTGCGCAAAGCGGTGCGCTGACGGCGGGCCGCCGGTCCAAAGCTGCACCCTCCTCCTTTGCCGCTCTTTTTACCGAGGTTCCTCTTTGTCGAGGGCCTCGGTTTTTGTCGATTTTTTTCTGAGTAGGACGACGACTTTTGACAGGATTCCCAAAGGAGATTTTACCGCGAGTGGCGAAACCACGACTAGACAATCATTCGTCCCAAGGAGGGTGGTCGGAGTGGCCCAACGGGGTTCCGTCGATTTAAAATTGGGATCAATTTCTCTGGTGTACGTGGGAGCCCGGGTTTCCCGAGGTCTGGCCGAACGGTTTCATCGCAGGTGCGAAGAATTGGATTGCTCAACTCAGGAGACCCTCGTGGCACTTATCGAAGCCTTTATAGAGGGGGCCGGGGAGCCAGAAGATCAAACCCTGTCGAGCGGTTTTCCCCCTACGGGCGATCGGTGGACTCCCGTACCGCCGCCCGAACGGGAACAGTGGCCAAACGAAGAAGACGTCTGGGCATTTTGGAAGGATATGCAGCGGACGGCGGGAGAAGAAGTGCGGGAGCCCCGGTTGCCTTTTGTGATCACTCCGTTTCAGAACTAGCTCCTGGAGGCCGAGGGCGGACGATCGGTCTTACGGGTCGTCCGCCCCCTTGTCGCCAGACTCCTCTCGGTTCATCTCCTCCAGGCGCCGGAACAGCGGGAAGTTCGGGAACAGATCGTGAAACCGGAGAATGATGTAGACGAGGACCGCCGCGAACAGGCCTGTAAAGTACAGCCCGGCTCCGATCAGCAGGCCGATGGCGGCGGCCACCCACAACCCGGCGGCAGTGGTGAGTCCTCGCACCATACCACTGGGATCCTTTAGAATCGTACCGGCGCCGAGAAACCCGATTCCGGTGACGACTTGGGCCGCCACCCGGCCGGGATCCACTCCCCCTCCGGAGGTGGCGGCAAATCCGTAGGTACTGGCCAGGGCGTACAGGCAGCTGCCGAAGGTGACCAGGGAATAGGTTCGAAACCCCGCCCCTTTTCCGTGCTCGCTCCGCACGTGCAACTCCCGTTCCGCTCCGATGATGGCGCCGGCCACAAAGGCGATGAGCAGTCGCAGGACCATGGGGCCGATGACCGCGGCCTCCCGGGACAACTCCTGCAGAAGATCCATCTCCGTCACCTCCCCGGATTGATCATCAAGGGGACGGGCCGCCGCGGGCAAGGAGAGAAGATGTCGATCGGTGCCGGTGATTTCCCCTGTTCTGGGAAGGGGTGTCGAATTCCGCCGCCGCCGAGTCAGTTTATGGCGTCACCGCTCGCCCGGGGTTCACCCCTAACTGTTCAAGATACCGGAACAATACTACGGGTGCCGGATCTGCTTTCTCGACATTGACAATGGTGCGGCGCACGGCCAGAAAGCCCTCCGGGTATACCAAGGGGATCACGGGAACGTCATCTCGAATGCTTTGATCGATCTGTCGGTACAAGGAGAGCCGCGCCCCTTGATCCGAAGTTTCCCGGGCCTGGGTAAACCACTTGTCCACTTGGGGATTATCGTACTCTTGGAAATTGTATTCCCCGTGTGTCGTCAACAGATCCGCAAAGGCGTCCGGATCCGGACCCAGCCAATAGGTGTTCAGCGCCAGGTCAAAATTTTTTTCCGGGGCATCCAGAGT
This region includes:
- a CDS encoding homocysteine synthase, giving the protein MTEKQKGFETLALHAGQTVDPATRSRAVPIYQTTSYVFRDTEHAANLFALKEPGNIYTRIMNPTQDVFEQRMAALEGGVGALATASGQAAITLALLNIAGAGDEIVSSSYLYGGTFNLFHHTLRRLGIDVKFVDPGDPEAFRRAATPRTKAFYAEIIGNPKIDILDIEAVAQVAREVGVPLIIDNTFATPYLHRPLEHGADIVIHSATKFIGGHGTSIGGVIVDGGRFDWKASGKYPGLVEPDPSYHGVSYVEAVGPAAFIVKARVQLMRDMGPALSPFNAFLFLQGLETLSLRMERHSQNALGVAQFLESHPNVRWVNYPGLESSPYAALARKYLPKGQGAILTFGIDGGVETGRKFIESLQLFSHLANVGDAKSLVIHPASTTHQQLTEEEQRASGVTPEMIRLSVGLETLEDILEDLDQALRKAVR
- a CDS encoding SDR family oxidoreductase — translated: MDGRKVAIVTAASKGLGRAVALELAQAGNDLVIASRDAQRIEETARWIRERSDVEVIPVQADVTSAGDIEKVVRTAADRWGRVDILINNAGGPPAGTFEQFDDKAWYAAVDLNLMSVVRATRLVIPYMRLQGGGRIINLTSTSVKQPIPNLVLSNTVRAAVAGLTKTLSIELAPYNILVNNVAPGRIETDRVRELDRITAEKTGEPVDEVRKRWEGQIPLGRYGTPEEFAKVVAFLCSPAASYLTGLTISVDGGLTKSL
- a CDS encoding S8 family peptidase; translation: MEKKRKERGPRFLRVPVSFALIVALLGGAWWAGGGVQSPGPGHVPSQPPLSHTPYSAAQIASRDVAVTASLTVSRARKDMADAAAALLSSPGPGERTALLADRLSPRRGCLGAVWLPAGGPPAATGSSLSPTLLREVENGTTQSSAGWYVGPARQDEAGRLYSPAGLRLDGGLLAVKISLASVHRVAAEYEKSFGALTSLHAPGGRPQVLTKGNPGSLSSAPGGVGSSKGLAGKDAIHTQSAVDGTDWHVRGGQGRPAPRVVHRDGEWIVHFGRVLGTPELEDLQRASGGRVVNRDGRGGYVFRFARPSDMNRAAPLFRAKGARYIERHGVARINRTPDDPLYRPYQWNMPMIDAENAWRTTTGAPGIVVAVVDTGVDRGHPDLQGQLLPGANLLDPTRPPDDDNGHGTHVAGVIAALSNNGEGVASLDWHGRVLPVKVLDQDGAGSAFDVARGIIWATDHGARVINLSLGQTEDCQYLHDAIRYAAGRGVLVVAAMGNEGTDTPEYPAAYPEVLAVTAVDPGGVFAPFSSYGAHAGVAAPGVSIASTYAGGQYAALSGTSMASPHVAGLAALIWARSPNLTADQVRNIIQQTAVDGGPPGRDPQYGYGVINVGAAVRSVQTGGGWRSIFPWWP
- a CDS encoding DUF309 domain-containing protein, with translation MTDYPRHLVDFIHLFNVDRAFYDCHEYGEELWLEQGRPPFLKGLIQTAVSLYHLESGNLGGARKLWRTASAYLSPYAPAYMGLDVERILQDMNKLFTEPGEPTPEQAATIRLHVVDPRLQDLLANWRVLPLDDNSAHSND
- a CDS encoding LCP family protein codes for the protein MVGRGEATSMTPGKRAKRLLLLIVLLLLVVAGYYGLVLARFVSGVSEGATPGIWPSGDVRVLVLGVDNRGQDPHPRSDTMLLLGIPQGTGGVTVGSILRDTWVSIPGVGQEKINAAYAAGGPDLARKTAETWLGLDIPYYAVTDFEGFIHIVDALGGVDIDVEKPMDYVDDGRYDIHLKPGLQHLNGAQALGYVRFRHDALGDYARTERQRKFVQAVIRQMMRPQNLVRFPNVLAAAEPYIRTNLSPGDQLRLGLCLWRDRGQSITQIQLPPADAFREAWSSDGQSILVPDTPAVRQYVQKYFPGNTLGSGGFGGSQSPASSAPVTEPALTGRVSGEWVNFRAGPGTDYPTLGRLVHGTGFEVLDRQPGWLHIRLGDGREGYVSAAFVQLDNTP
- a CDS encoding MgtC/SapB family protein — its product is MDLLQELSREAAVIGPMVLRLLIAFVAGAIIGAERELHVRSEHGKGAGFRTYSLVTFGSCLYALASTYGFAATSGGGVDPGRVAAQVVTGIGFLGAGTILKDPSGMVRGLTTAAGLWVAAAIGLLIGAGLYFTGLFAAVLVYIILRFHDLFPNFPLFRRLEEMNREESGDKGADDP
- the trxB gene encoding thioredoxin-disulfide reductase, translated to MVYDTIILGGGPAGLSAAVYALRSGLKMLLVERGLYGGQMQNTEEIENYPGFTSILGPDLSEKMREHAEALGLQTQQGEVESVEFGPPIHRVHLSGGEVLETKTVIIATGCEPKKLGIPGEKEFSGRGVSYCAVCDGAFFKNKNLYVIGGGDSACEEGVYLTRHAAKVTIVHRRDKLRAQPVLQERARNNEKISFLFNRRPVEVQGERKVERLVLENTVTGERETVDADGIFIYIGLKPNTEFLKGTPIVNAEGWIPTDDRFRTAVPGVFAAGDVRETWLRQVVTAVAEGAMAAMSAYYYVEEQS
- a CDS encoding DedA family protein, encoding MHSTDLLQFIAAHGYAALALILATGLIGLPVPDEVLLTFAGFLTWQGIVHLPGTAASAFLGSCSGITLSYVMGRGIFRRIADRVLRRAMESGKLAQATRWMDQYGGWALFFAYFFPGIRHVAAYVAGVGRMAFRRFAKWAYAGAALWVLTFLFLGRWLGPRWHVVERWMHHWTLWAAVVLVAVTAIGLWWLRRVRPVRNRS